In one window of Frigoriglobus tundricola DNA:
- a CDS encoding 3-hydroxyacyl-ACP dehydratase FabZ family protein, whose amino-acid sequence MRWTWIDRFVAFESGKTATAVKNLSLAEDHFADHFPCFPVMPAPLILEGLAQTGGILVGEASRYEKNVVLAKMMDVKFHREALAGEQLTYTTNMVDLNDTGARVNATVHSGTDLVAEAVIMFAHVTAAQLPPGVPDAKFVFTGELTQLLRQAEAVSRAPSGA is encoded by the coding sequence ATGCGCTGGACGTGGATCGACCGGTTCGTCGCGTTCGAGTCGGGCAAGACCGCCACGGCGGTGAAGAACCTCAGCCTCGCTGAGGACCACTTCGCCGACCATTTCCCCTGCTTCCCGGTGATGCCCGCGCCACTCATCCTGGAAGGTCTGGCCCAGACCGGCGGTATCCTCGTCGGTGAGGCCAGTCGCTACGAGAAGAACGTCGTTCTAGCGAAAATGATGGACGTCAAGTTCCATCGCGAGGCGCTGGCGGGCGAGCAACTGACGTACACAACGAACATGGTGGATCTGAACGACACCGGTGCGCGGGTGAACGCGACCGTTCACAGCGGGACGGACCTTGTGGCAGAGGCCGTCATCATGTTCGCCCATGTGACCGCCGCACAACTCCCGCCGGGCGTACCGGACGCGAAGTTCGTCTTTACCGGCGAATTGACCCAACTGCTGCGTCAGGCCGAAGCGGTCAGTCGCGCCCCGTCTGGCGCTTGA